In one window of Niallia sp. Man26 DNA:
- a CDS encoding VanW family protein: protein MYFSWMLALIMYTQQMTMTDDLIITNKGEEMFVVNRSNFSMQYPVLPFLDTDKLESFMDEIDQQISKKPKNAIIDTNGSIISEQVGYRLNRAVFTDKVYDYFFSNGSAALDIPIRANYPRVDSELLGNIRGEKIGQYITFFNPYNKERNNNINLAAKAINNYVLFPGESFSFNKVVGERTMERGYLPSTAIVNGEYSEQFGGGICQVSSTLFNAVDNAGLNIVQRFTHSRGVSYVPVKRDATVSWDGPDLVFKNDYNQPILILARSINNHIKVDIYSSDVITYTPKQVPYLP, encoded by the coding sequence ATGTATTTTAGTTGGATGCTTGCACTAATCATGTATACTCAACAAATGACGATGACAGATGATTTAATAATTACTAACAAAGGCGAGGAAATGTTTGTAGTTAATCGTTCTAACTTTTCCATGCAATACCCTGTATTGCCTTTTTTAGATACAGATAAGCTGGAGAGTTTTATGGATGAAATAGATCAGCAAATAAGTAAAAAACCTAAAAATGCGATTATTGATACAAACGGCAGTATTATCTCAGAACAGGTTGGCTACCGATTAAACAGGGCCGTTTTTACAGATAAGGTGTATGACTATTTTTTCTCTAACGGTTCAGCTGCGCTGGATATTCCTATAAGAGCCAATTATCCTCGAGTAGATAGTGAATTGCTCGGCAATATTAGAGGAGAAAAAATTGGACAGTATATTACTTTCTTTAATCCATATAACAAAGAACGTAATAACAATATTAATCTTGCTGCAAAAGCAATCAATAATTATGTCCTATTTCCAGGGGAAAGCTTTTCGTTTAATAAAGTGGTCGGTGAAAGAACAATGGAACGAGGTTATTTACCATCTACAGCCATTGTAAACGGGGAATACTCTGAACAATTTGGGGGAGGAATTTGCCAAGTTTCCTCTACTCTATTTAATGCAGTCGATAACGCAGGCTTAAATATTGTCCAGCGATTTACACATAGCAGAGGTGTTTCTTACGTTCCCGTTAAGCGAGATGCCACTGTAAGCTGGGATGGACCTGATTTGGTTTTTAAAAATGATTATAATCAGCCAATACTCATACTTGCTCGATCCATCAATAACCATATTAAAGTGGATATTTATTCTTCTGATGTAATTACATACACACCTAAGCAGGTGCCATATCTTCCTTAG
- a CDS encoding S1 domain-containing RNA-binding protein: MSIEIGSKLQGKVTGITNFGAFIELPEGKTGLVHISEVADSYVKDVNDHLKIGDMVQVKVLSEKEGKIALSIKQTIEKPEGQSSYKPRTRPAQGRGNNDRSKGNFKPKETFEDKMAKFLKSSEESLSSLKHNTEGKRGGRGGRRG, encoded by the coding sequence TTGTCTATTGAAATAGGAAGTAAATTGCAAGGTAAAGTAACTGGTATTACTAATTTTGGAGCATTCATTGAGTTACCTGAGGGAAAAACAGGACTTGTGCATATTAGTGAAGTGGCAGACAGCTATGTAAAAGATGTAAATGATCATCTGAAAATTGGTGATATGGTACAAGTAAAGGTTTTAAGTGAAAAAGAAGGAAAGATTGCTTTATCTATTAAGCAAACGATAGAAAAGCCGGAAGGTCAGTCTTCTTATAAACCACGAACTCGCCCAGCACAAGGACGTGGAAACAATGACCGTTCTAAAGGGAATTTTAAACCAAAAGAAACATTTGAAGATAAAATGGCAAAATTCCTAAAGAGCAGTGAAGAGAGCTTATCATCTCTTAAACATAATACAGAAGGTAAAAGAGGTGGACGAGGAGGCAGGCGTGGATAA
- a CDS encoding DMT family transporter: protein MGMLLGLVGVICFSLTLPATSVAVDYFGTTVVGLGRTVFAAILVVIVLIVCKEKLPSFHQFKSLIIVALGAVLGFPLLTSWAMESLPVSHGAVEVALLPLATAGFAIYRAGERPSLKFWLSSFIGSAAVVIYALNLGFGQLQLADIALLAAVILLGFSYAEGGKLAKELGSWQVIAWAIIIGAPFFIIPVAMHLTADMLHAPFTAWLSLSYLAVVSQFLAYVAWYSGMAIGGIARVSQIQYLQPFFMILFSAVFLGETISVVTIVIAVIVVLSVIIGKKTTDGKNFIKNDKG, encoded by the coding sequence ATGGGTATGCTGCTTGGATTAGTTGGTGTCATTTGCTTTAGTTTAACACTCCCTGCTACTAGTGTTGCAGTTGATTACTTTGGAACGACAGTTGTCGGGTTAGGAAGAACAGTTTTCGCCGCTATTTTAGTTGTAATCGTATTGATTGTCTGCAAGGAAAAGCTCCCTTCCTTTCACCAATTCAAAAGTCTTATTATTGTTGCACTAGGAGCAGTGTTAGGGTTTCCGCTCCTAACGTCCTGGGCAATGGAGTCTTTGCCAGTTTCTCATGGAGCTGTTGAAGTAGCTCTGCTGCCATTAGCAACAGCTGGGTTTGCCATATACAGAGCAGGCGAAAGGCCTTCTCTTAAATTCTGGCTTTCAAGCTTCATAGGTTCTGCTGCTGTTGTTATCTATGCGCTGAATTTAGGGTTCGGCCAATTACAATTAGCTGACATTGCCCTGCTTGCCGCAGTAATACTGCTCGGATTTAGTTATGCAGAAGGCGGAAAGCTCGCAAAAGAACTAGGAAGCTGGCAAGTGATTGCCTGGGCAATTATAATTGGCGCTCCCTTTTTTATTATCCCAGTTGCCATGCATTTAACAGCTGATATGCTTCACGCACCATTCACCGCGTGGCTCAGTTTAAGTTATCTCGCAGTTGTAAGTCAATTTCTAGCTTATGTCGCCTGGTATAGCGGAATGGCAATCGGCGGGATCGCCAGAGTTAGTCAAATTCAATATTTGCAACCGTTTTTTATGATATTGTTTTCAGCTGTTTTCTTAGGAGAGACTATTTCTGTTGTAACAATTGTGATTGCTGTAATCGTTGTTCTCTCTGTAATTATTGGCAAAAAAACAACTGATGGTAAAAATTTTATTAAAAATGACAAGGGATAA
- a CDS encoding D-alanine--D-alanine ligase, which produces MRVGVIMGGISSEKQVSLMTGEEMIAHLDKNKYEIIPICLEHKEEIIAKAKNLDVALLALHGKFGEDGVIQGTLETMGVPYTGSGVLSSSLCMDKNISKKIIRYEGVLTPDWIHLTKAELKIEKIEQMGYPVIVKPNSGGSSVGVKIVYDRKNLLAAINEVFKWDTEAIVEKHIKGEEITCSILNGELLPVISIRHKGEFFDYNSKYDDTATVEEVVQLLPEMEARVFSAAMSCYQSLKCSVYARVDMMLESGIPYVLEVNSLPGMTKNSLLPKSAESAGISYSKLLDLIIESSIKERKMHA; this is translated from the coding sequence ATGAGAGTTGGCGTAATAATGGGTGGAATTTCATCCGAAAAACAAGTTTCTTTGATGACAGGGGAAGAAATGATTGCGCATTTAGACAAAAATAAATATGAGATAATCCCAATTTGTCTTGAGCATAAAGAAGAAATAATCGCTAAGGCAAAAAATCTGGATGTCGCACTTCTGGCGCTTCATGGCAAATTTGGAGAGGATGGTGTTATTCAAGGCACTCTGGAAACGATGGGTGTTCCTTATACAGGCAGCGGTGTGCTTTCCAGCAGTTTATGCATGGATAAAAATATCTCGAAAAAAATCATCCGCTATGAAGGCGTGTTAACGCCAGACTGGATTCATCTTACTAAGGCAGAACTTAAGATAGAGAAAATAGAACAGATGGGTTATCCGGTGATTGTAAAACCTAATTCTGGCGGGTCAAGTGTAGGAGTGAAAATTGTCTATGACCGAAAAAACTTACTAGCCGCCATTAATGAAGTATTTAAATGGGACACGGAAGCAATTGTTGAAAAACATATCAAGGGTGAAGAGATTACTTGTTCCATCCTAAACGGAGAGCTTTTACCTGTCATATCAATTCGCCATAAAGGAGAGTTTTTTGATTATAACTCGAAATATGATGACACAGCTACTGTGGAAGAAGTAGTCCAGCTGTTGCCAGAAATGGAAGCACGCGTTTTTTCTGCTGCGATGAGCTGTTATCAGTCTTTAAAATGCAGCGTTTATGCACGAGTAGATATGATGCTAGAAAGTGGGATTCCATATGTCCTTGAAGTTAATTCATTGCCAGGTATGACGAAGAACAGCTTGCTGCCAAAAAGTGCAGAGTCTGCAGGAATTTCCTACAGTAAGCTCCTTGATTTAATCATCGAGTCTTCCATTAAGGAAAGGAAAATGCATGCATGA
- a CDS encoding PLP-dependent aminotransferase family protein: MFNDFKLVEGRPVYIQLKEYLKRMITNGHLVEHQKLPSTRELSSELFISRNTVLTAYADLEQEGLIYAVKGKGNFVSRVETFKSPSIQVNWAEKLSEQTLLAEKHDLMKHGVRRNKDVISFNSIAPDEKLFDVENFKRAFLNRMAIEGDVVLNYGYAKGYKPLIDYLLHYMEVKGVDIKDKDILITNGFTEGLDILLSSLNRKQRRIICENPTHHSALKLFRMHGYEIDGIDMEDDGINIDMLEDLLAKNNYDFAYLIPSYHNPTGIVTSSEKRKKIMELYSAYQIPIVEDGFNEELRYSGAHLAPLAAFAGNGNNVIYTSSFSKILFPGLRVGWILADKELIYYLESMKRARTIHTSTLDQAILYQYLNDGYFEKYIKKARSVYKKKYELAVQYCNKYIPLRRITGDGGLHLFIELDKSIDSQELLKKCSQKGVVFALGNDFYTDNSGNHTMRLGFSRLKEEDIITGIKLIGETLKKHYGG; this comes from the coding sequence GTGTTTAATGATTTTAAGCTCGTCGAGGGGCGACCTGTCTATATTCAGCTTAAAGAATATTTAAAAAGAATGATAACTAACGGGCATTTGGTTGAACATCAAAAGCTGCCGTCGACGCGGGAGCTCAGCTCAGAATTATTCATTAGCCGCAATACCGTTTTAACGGCATATGCAGATTTAGAACAGGAAGGACTTATTTATGCGGTAAAGGGAAAGGGTAATTTTGTTAGCCGTGTTGAAACCTTTAAGTCTCCGTCTATACAAGTAAATTGGGCAGAAAAACTGAGTGAGCAAACACTGCTCGCAGAAAAACACGATTTGATGAAGCATGGAGTGCGCCGTAACAAAGATGTGATTTCCTTTAATAGTATCGCACCTGACGAAAAGCTGTTTGATGTCGAAAATTTTAAACGGGCTTTTCTGAATCGAATGGCTATAGAAGGAGACGTTGTCCTGAATTATGGCTATGCCAAAGGGTATAAACCGCTAATCGACTACTTGCTTCATTATATGGAAGTAAAAGGCGTTGATATTAAAGATAAAGATATATTAATTACAAATGGATTTACAGAAGGTCTCGATATTCTGCTTTCATCTCTAAACAGGAAGCAGCGCCGGATTATTTGTGAAAATCCAACCCATCACTCTGCACTTAAATTATTCAGAATGCATGGCTATGAAATTGACGGCATTGACATGGAAGATGACGGCATCAATATTGATATGCTTGAGGACCTCTTGGCAAAAAATAATTATGACTTTGCTTATTTAATACCGTCCTATCATAACCCAACCGGAATTGTTACATCTTCTGAAAAAAGAAAGAAAATAATGGAGCTGTACTCAGCATATCAAATTCCAATTGTGGAAGACGGTTTTAATGAAGAATTGCGTTACTCTGGCGCACATTTAGCGCCATTGGCAGCATTCGCGGGGAACGGCAATAATGTCATTTATACAAGCAGCTTCTCTAAAATACTGTTCCCAGGTTTAAGAGTCGGCTGGATTTTAGCAGACAAAGAGTTAATTTATTATTTGGAGAGCATGAAAAGAGCTCGTACCATTCATACATCTACTCTAGATCAGGCAATATTGTATCAGTATTTAAATGATGGCTACTTTGAAAAATATATAAAAAAAGCAAGATCTGTTTATAAGAAAAAGTATGAATTGGCAGTTCAGTATTGTAATAAATATATTCCATTGCGAAGAATAACCGGCGATGGCGGTCTCCATCTATTCATTGAATTGGATAAGTCGATCGATTCACAAGAGCTCTTAAAGAAATGTTCTCAAAAAGGCGTGGTTTTTGCCCTTGGAAATGATTTTTATACAGACAACAGCGGAAATCATACAATGCGGTTAGGATTTTCGAGACTAAAGGAAGAAGACATTATTACTGGGATTAAACTGATAGGAGAAACCTTAAAAAAACATTATGGAGGTTAG
- a CDS encoding sugar O-acetyltransferase, with protein MKEKIFYERGTADLKRKTIRAHKLVREFNESAVEDSAKREKVIKELFGSVGENPSIEHNFHCDLGYNIHVGDNFYAGYNCTILDMAEVRVGDNCMIGPNVGIYTAGHAIEPKDRNKSGYGIPITIGNDVWIGGSCVILAGVNIGDNSIVAAGSVVIKDVPPNTVVAGNPAKVIKNI; from the coding sequence ATGAAAGAGAAGATCTTCTATGAACGGGGTACAGCTGATTTAAAAAGAAAGACTATTCGAGCACACAAGCTTGTTCGGGAATTTAATGAAAGTGCAGTGGAAGATTCAGCAAAACGAGAGAAAGTTATAAAGGAGTTATTTGGCAGTGTTGGCGAAAATCCTTCGATTGAACATAATTTCCACTGTGATTTAGGCTACAATATTCATGTTGGTGATAACTTTTACGCCGGCTATAATTGCACTATTTTAGATATGGCAGAAGTTAGAGTCGGGGATAACTGTATGATTGGCCCCAATGTTGGAATATATACTGCTGGTCATGCAATTGAACCTAAGGATCGGAATAAAAGCGGGTATGGAATTCCTATTACGATAGGCAACGATGTGTGGATTGGCGGCAGCTGTGTAATTTTGGCTGGGGTCAATATCGGAGATAATTCTATAGTAGCGGCAGGTTCTGTTGTGATAAAAGATGTTCCGCCTAATACAGTTGTTGCTGGAAATCCAGCTAAAGTCATTAAAAACATCTAA
- a CDS encoding glucose 1-dehydrogenase encodes MTNLRDKVAIVTGGASGIGLATVKAFLDKGAKVVLADYNAEAGAEVEKELKEKYEDVLFVKANVAEESEVENLVAETVKHFGKLDIIFNNAGVGVQKPTHELTAEEYKRVIAINQDGVFYGAKYAIREMLKTGGGSIISTSSILGSVGEPTSIPYAASKGAVNQITKSLALEYADRNIRVNAVAPGFIESGMVSKEALGDFYDGLVAKHPIGRLGNPEEIAHAVVFLAENDFVTGTTVFVDGGYTAI; translated from the coding sequence ATGACAAACTTACGAGACAAAGTGGCAATTGTTACAGGCGGTGCTTCTGGTATTGGACTAGCAACTGTAAAGGCTTTCCTAGATAAAGGAGCAAAAGTTGTTTTAGCTGATTATAATGCAGAAGCAGGAGCAGAAGTTGAAAAAGAACTCAAAGAAAAATATGAGGACGTTTTATTTGTAAAAGCAAATGTAGCTGAAGAAAGTGAAGTTGAAAATTTAGTTGCTGAAACGGTTAAACATTTCGGCAAACTAGATATCATCTTTAATAATGCTGGTGTAGGAGTACAAAAACCAACACATGAGCTAACAGCTGAGGAATATAAACGCGTAATTGCGATTAACCAAGACGGCGTATTCTATGGTGCAAAATATGCAATTCGTGAAATGCTAAAAACTGGCGGAGGTTCTATTATCAGCACTTCTTCTATCTTAGGATCTGTTGGCGAACCAACTTCCATTCCATATGCTGCAAGTAAAGGAGCAGTAAACCAAATTACAAAATCATTAGCTTTAGAATATGCAGATCGCAATATTCGTGTAAATGCAGTAGCTCCAGGATTCATCGAGTCTGGCATGGTTAGTAAAGAAGCTTTAGGTGATTTCTACGATGGTTTAGTTGCAAAACACCCAATTGGCCGTTTAGGCAACCCAGAGGAAATCGCACATGCTGTTGTATTCTTAGCAGAAAACGACTTTGTTACAGGTACAACAGTGTTTGTTGATGGTGGTTATACTGCAATATAA
- a CDS encoding PTS glucose transporter subunit IIA — MMKRKKAQVCIHSPISGEIIPLDSVPDPVFSRKVFGEGLAIIPVNGDIHAPITGTVLQISEAKHSIAIMTEEGLEVLLQLGLETEELNGEGFHILVKPGEKIHARDHIGIFNLSILEERGKEIISVLVFPNLEDKDGEIMVKGFGEVRAGLEIASINYDNK, encoded by the coding sequence ATGATGAAAAGGAAAAAAGCACAGGTTTGCATACATAGTCCTATCAGCGGCGAAATCATTCCGTTAGACAGTGTGCCAGATCCTGTATTCTCAAGAAAAGTATTCGGAGAGGGTCTTGCAATCATTCCTGTTAACGGCGATATTCATGCACCAATAACAGGCACAGTGCTCCAAATTTCCGAAGCAAAGCATTCTATTGCCATAATGACAGAAGAGGGACTTGAAGTATTGCTGCAGTTAGGGTTAGAAACAGAAGAGTTAAACGGAGAAGGCTTTCACATTTTGGTTAAGCCTGGGGAGAAGATCCATGCTAGAGACCATATTGGGATATTTAATCTATCCATTCTTGAAGAAAGAGGGAAGGAAATTATTTCGGTGCTTGTTTTTCCTAATTTAGAAGATAAGGACGGAGAAATAATGGTGAAGGGCTTTGGGGAAGTTAGAGCTGGTTTAGAGATAGCTTCTATAAACTACGATAATAAATAA
- a CDS encoding MurR/RpiR family transcriptional regulator — protein sequence MSLEELINNNYDYLSDTDLTIAKYVLANKEKIGKLGINELAKNSLASKSSILRFSQKLGFSGYSEFKNFVKWEINDSEDTPEQNELFDQILQDVQKTMQYLNNVDLLPIYKAIEASKNIYVISTGFAQTNQAAELQRLFLLIGKPVQLIPGMSHTNEYKRIIEKLTSDDLIILLSLSGENPNLQGLLDIPAVKGAKIISLTNFKSNWLSGHSDLNLYASSSKNPNPKNWWIQSASAFFIVVEALAFGYIDYINSKGQEGETE from the coding sequence ATGAGTCTGGAGGAATTAATTAATAATAACTATGACTATTTAAGTGATACAGATTTAACGATTGCTAAATATGTGCTTGCAAATAAAGAAAAAATCGGCAAGCTAGGAATTAATGAATTAGCTAAAAATAGTTTAGCCTCTAAATCATCCATTTTAAGATTTTCCCAAAAGTTAGGGTTTAGCGGCTATAGTGAATTTAAAAATTTTGTAAAATGGGAAATAAATGATTCTGAAGATACTCCAGAGCAGAACGAGCTTTTTGATCAAATTCTCCAAGATGTTCAAAAAACGATGCAATATTTAAATAATGTCGATCTTTTACCCATTTATAAAGCGATTGAAGCAAGTAAAAATATCTATGTTATTTCTACAGGCTTTGCACAGACAAATCAAGCTGCAGAGCTGCAGCGTTTGTTCTTATTGATTGGCAAACCAGTGCAGCTAATTCCGGGAATGTCGCATACGAATGAATATAAGCGTATTATTGAAAAGCTGACAAGCGATGATTTAATTATATTGCTGTCATTGTCCGGAGAAAATCCAAATCTGCAAGGCTTACTGGATATACCAGCAGTAAAAGGAGCAAAAATTATCTCGCTTACCAATTTTAAGAGTAATTGGCTATCAGGGCATTCGGATTTGAATTTATATGCATCAAGTTCAAAGAACCCTAACCCTAAAAATTGGTGGATACAATCAGCGTCGGCTTTTTTCATTGTGGTAGAAGCGTTAGCATTTGGCTATATCGATTATATAAATAGTAAGGGGCAGGAAGGGGAGACTGAATGA
- a CDS encoding 6-phospho-alpha-glucosidase, with protein MKKNSVVIAGGGSTYTAGIVMMLIENQDKFPLRKLKFYDNDKERQETIANACEIIIKERAPEMEFVATTDPETAFSDVDFVMAHIRAGGLKMREQDEKIPLKYGVVGQETCGPGGIAYGMRSIPKVVELIDYMEQYSPNAWMLNYSNPASIVAEATRILRPDSKIINICDMPVAIKKSMADILGLESENDIIERYYGLNHFGWWTELYDKAGNDLMPQLTEHVKKWGYGAKNDGINNPLLAESSWMDTFTKAKDIYAVDPDTLPNTYLKYYLYPDYVVEHSNPSFTRANEVMNHREKNVFAECKRIAEAGTAEGTSIEAGEHAEFIVQLAGALAYNTYERMLLIVPNNGAIANVDPTAMVEIPCLVSKAGVEPLSIGTIPQFQKGLIEQQVSVEKLVVQAYLEKSYQKLWQALTLSRTVPSASVAKDILDDLIEANKDFWTELH; from the coding sequence ATGAAAAAGAACTCAGTTGTTATTGCTGGCGGAGGAAGTACTTATACTGCGGGAATTGTGATGATGCTAATAGAAAACCAGGATAAATTTCCTTTAAGAAAGCTGAAGTTTTATGATAACGATAAAGAACGTCAAGAAACAATTGCGAATGCTTGTGAAATTATCATTAAGGAACGTGCTCCTGAAATGGAGTTTGTTGCAACAACAGACCCAGAAACAGCGTTTTCTGATGTTGATTTTGTGATGGCACATATTCGTGCCGGCGGTCTGAAAATGCGTGAACAGGATGAGAAGATTCCTTTAAAATATGGAGTTGTGGGCCAAGAGACATGCGGTCCTGGTGGCATTGCATATGGAATGAGGTCTATCCCAAAAGTAGTGGAATTAATCGACTATATGGAACAGTATTCACCGAATGCATGGATGTTAAATTATTCAAATCCTGCTTCCATTGTAGCGGAAGCTACCCGGATTTTGCGACCTGACTCAAAAATTATCAATATTTGCGATATGCCTGTAGCTATTAAAAAGTCCATGGCAGACATATTAGGGTTAGAATCTGAAAATGATATAATCGAACGTTACTATGGTTTAAACCACTTCGGCTGGTGGACAGAGCTTTATGATAAAGCGGGCAATGACTTAATGCCACAGCTGACAGAGCATGTTAAAAAATGGGGCTATGGAGCTAAAAATGACGGCATTAACAATCCGCTGTTAGCTGAATCCAGCTGGATGGATACATTCACAAAAGCAAAAGATATATATGCTGTAGATCCAGACACTTTACCCAACACCTATTTAAAATATTATTTATACCCAGATTATGTTGTCGAGCATTCTAATCCATCCTTTACGAGAGCAAATGAAGTAATGAATCATCGTGAGAAGAATGTATTTGCAGAATGCAAACGTATCGCCGAAGCTGGTACAGCAGAAGGGACAAGCATTGAAGCAGGAGAGCATGCAGAATTTATTGTTCAGCTTGCCGGTGCCCTTGCGTACAATACGTACGAAAGAATGTTGTTAATTGTTCCAAATAATGGAGCGATTGCCAATGTCGATCCGACTGCAATGGTTGAGATTCCTTGTTTAGTAAGCAAAGCAGGCGTTGAGCCATTATCAATCGGCACCATTCCTCAGTTCCAAAAAGGGTTAATTGAGCAGCAAGTATCTGTTGAAAAATTAGTTGTACAAGCATATTTAGAAAAATCATATCAAAAGCTTTGGCAAGCACTGACACTTTCACGAACAGTGCCAAGTGCAAGTGTTGCAAAAGATATATTGGATGATTTAATTGAAGCAAACAAGGATTTTTGGACAGAGCTTCATTAA
- a CDS encoding DUF445 domain-containing protein, with translation MSMKTKSKKLAVYSLIIMGIGYIATAPFDDSIWIRLLQGGFEAGLVGGLADWFAVTALFRHPLGLPIPHTALLPNNRKRVTNGLVTVLKNDWLSKESIQDKIKDISFTDKLLPTITDLITKGSLRVGIIKGIKKLVSNIELEKMVPFIKSQITLTLSTVEVKKIIEAISSKLVNENFDEKVLDHVLKKADNWLRQEETKSKLGSVSMNVINRIEADGMLKFALRSIESLLSEEKLGNIVQNLLLSGVRSLQHKGQPNREALVQYIRKEMEAMNENEQLIEGIDKWKNQLISEWDLDSTIMESLQKIQQNILLQLDDEEFIDAYLIPMCLHFLGMVQSNSKTIDAWLQTQITILIEKNHAKIGDLVQENLDKLDNETMIDMIENNIGKDLQWIRVNGAICGFIIGIILTGIHGLIQLM, from the coding sequence ATGTCTATGAAAACAAAATCAAAAAAATTAGCTGTATATTCCTTGATTATTATGGGGATTGGTTATATTGCAACAGCACCGTTTGATGATTCTATTTGGATCAGATTGCTGCAAGGCGGATTTGAAGCCGGTCTTGTTGGTGGGTTAGCAGATTGGTTCGCAGTTACCGCATTGTTCCGTCACCCCCTTGGACTGCCGATACCCCATACTGCATTATTGCCTAATAATCGAAAAAGGGTTACAAATGGATTGGTTACAGTCTTGAAAAACGATTGGCTTTCTAAAGAAAGCATCCAAGATAAGATAAAGGATATCTCTTTTACAGATAAGCTCCTTCCAACCATTACAGATCTTATAACGAAAGGTTCTTTAAGAGTTGGAATCATTAAAGGGATTAAGAAGCTTGTTAGCAATATAGAGCTTGAAAAAATGGTCCCGTTTATTAAATCACAAATAACTCTGACACTATCTACTGTTGAAGTGAAAAAAATTATTGAAGCGATAAGCTCAAAATTAGTTAATGAAAATTTCGATGAAAAAGTATTAGACCATGTGCTAAAAAAAGCCGATAACTGGTTAAGGCAAGAAGAAACAAAAAGCAAGCTTGGCAGTGTTTCCATGAATGTAATTAACCGGATTGAAGCAGATGGAATGCTTAAATTTGCGTTAAGGTCCATTGAAAGCTTGCTCAGCGAGGAGAAACTTGGCAACATCGTGCAAAATTTACTGTTGAGCGGTGTAAGAAGCTTGCAGCATAAAGGACAGCCAAACCGTGAAGCTTTAGTCCAGTATATTCGCAAAGAAATGGAAGCAATGAACGAGAATGAACAGCTGATAGAGGGAATCGACAAGTGGAAAAATCAGTTGATTTCTGAATGGGATTTAGACAGCACTATAATGGAAAGCCTACAAAAAATACAGCAAAATATCCTGCTTCAATTGGACGATGAAGAGTTTATTGATGCTTATTTGATTCCAATGTGCTTACACTTTCTTGGCATGGTTCAGAGCAACAGCAAGACTATTGATGCATGGTTACAAACGCAAATTACAATCCTGATTGAAAAGAATCATGCAAAAATTGGTGATCTTGTGCAAGAAAACTTAGATAAGCTTGATAACGAAACAATGATTGACATGATTGAAAACAATATTGGAAAAGACTTGCAATGGATTCGTGTTAACGGAGCTATTTGCGGGTTTATTATTGGGATTATCCTGACGGGTATCCATGGTTTAATTCAGTTAATGTAA
- a CDS encoding DinB family protein — translation MNSIDLILLNFAEVRRRSIKVWTSIPSEKLFWKPDNEAMSCIEMIRHVLESEHYYHLAIKNRASLAVFDSPFEGRPYSTVDAELEIAEPYRNSFLDTIKSFTEEDLIKIKIDRSESGYIRELGDMLLRVAYHESVHTGQLLDYLRTADIPRVRIWD, via the coding sequence ATGAATTCAATTGACTTAATTCTATTAAACTTTGCAGAAGTCAGAAGAAGAAGTATAAAAGTGTGGACATCTATCCCGTCAGAAAAATTATTCTGGAAGCCGGACAATGAAGCAATGAGCTGTATTGAAATGATTAGACATGTACTTGAAAGCGAGCATTATTATCATTTGGCCATTAAAAACAGGGCAAGTTTAGCTGTATTTGATTCCCCCTTTGAAGGCAGACCATATTCAACTGTTGATGCAGAATTAGAAATTGCTGAGCCTTATCGTAATAGTTTTCTAGATACGATAAAATCCTTTACAGAAGAAGATTTAATTAAAATAAAAATTGACCGCTCTGAATCTGGTTACATAAGAGAGCTAGGAGATATGCTGTTGCGCGTCGCCTATCATGAGTCTGTTCACACCGGTCAGCTCCTGGACTATTTAAGAACAGCCGATATCCCAAGAGTTCGTATCTGGGACTGA